A genomic window from Dermacentor silvarum isolate Dsil-2018 chromosome 9, BIME_Dsil_1.4, whole genome shotgun sequence includes:
- the LOC119464587 gene encoding uncharacterized protein LOC119464587, with protein sequence MSHLLGLCCCNACENCRRCLRVRLPRCFGGQVAPEGLGELELGTLQQPTEEEAEPSSVFEVVTHGPSATSATGRTSAPPTAEAGVGTEAKSTTEASAQTQPPKTSRPGYGDYPVGTVYLSHVCSDMSLSSDPQTEPSTLASMAVLACAKRAEEDTSPEEVSGMEMASISAGADQDQLQSSSASEPEEQAEKP encoded by the exons ATGTCGCACCTACTGGGCTTGTGCTGCTGCAACGCCTGCGAGAACTGCCGGAGATGTCTGCGTGTTAGGCTTCCCAGGTGCTTTGGCGGTCAAGTCGCGCCAGAAGGGCTAGGGGAACTGGAACTTGGCACCCTACAGCAGCCTACCGAAGAGGAAGCGGAACCAAGCTCGGTGTTCGAGGTCGTCACCCACGGTCCGTCGGCGACGTCCGCAACGGGAAGAACTTCCGCACCGCCGACCGCGGAAGCTGGCGTTGGCACCGAAGCGAAGTCTACGACCGAGGCATCCGCTCAAACGCAACCGCCCAAGACGAGCCGACCCGGCTATGGAGACTATCCCGTAGGCACCGTGTACCTGTCGCACGTCTGCAGTGACATGTCGCTTTCGTCGGACCCGCAAACGGAGCCTTCTACGCTGGCTTCTATGGCGGTTCTGGCTTGCGCTAAGCGCGCCGAGGAGGACACGTCACCGGAAGAAGTGTCTGGCATGGAGATGGCGTCCATCAGTGCCGGAGCCGATCAAGACCAGCTGCAGTCGTCCAGTGCTTCTGAACCGGAGGAGCAAGCTGAAAAG CCTTAA